From a single Glycine soja cultivar W05 chromosome 19, ASM419377v2, whole genome shotgun sequence genomic region:
- the LOC114399078 gene encoding transcription factor MYB16-like, with product MGRSPCCDKVGLKKGPWTPEEDQKLLAYIEEHGHGSWRALPAKAGLQRCGKSCRLRWTNYLRPDIKRGKFSLQEEQTIIQLHALLGNRWSAIATHLPKRTDNEIKNYWNTHIKKRLTKMGIDPVTHKPKNDALLSSDGQSKTAANLSHMAQWESARLEAEARLVRESKIRSHSLQHQLGSSSSTFASSSSASTSASALNNNNKPEAQRPPPPPSRSSLDVLKAWNSGGWLESNEGNGGIVSNVGVSGDLESPTSTLSFSENAPPIMNGIGGENNNNNDSAMPMIEFVGNSGNSSSLVKEEAEQEWKSTYDSSITTTFSSGLHEFTMNMEGTWASESLRTSGSHDIVEEGFTNLLLKTNSDDPSLSSEDGGESKNGDGGGGTNSDFYEDNNNYWNSILNLVNSSPSHSPMF from the exons ATGGGACGATCACCATGCTGCGACAAGGTAGGTTTAAAGAAAGGACCATGGACTCCAGAGGAAGATCAGAAGCTCTTAGCTTATATTGAAGAACATGGCCATGGAAGCTGGCGTGCTTTGCCAGCAAAAGCTG gacttCAGAGGTGTGGCAAGAGTTGCAGACTAAGATGGACCAATTATCTTAGGCCTGACATTAAGAGGGGAAAATTCAGCTTGCAAGAAGAACAAACCATCATTCAACTTCATGCCCTCTTAGGAAACAG GTGGTCGGCAATAGCCACACACTTGCCAAAGAGAACGGACAATGAGATCAAGAACTACTGGAACACGCATATTAAGAAAAGGTTAACTAAAATGGGAATTGACCCTGTGACACACAAGCCTAAAAACGATGCACTTCTCTCTAGTGACGGTCAATCCAAAACCGCTGCAAACCTCAGCCACATGGCTCAGTGGGAGAGTGCTCGCCTTGAAGCTGAAGCAAGACTTGTAAGAGAGTCAAAAATACGTTCACATTCTCTTCAGCATCAACTTGGAAGTAGTTCTTCTACATTTGCATCTTCATCTTCAGCATCAACTTCAGCTTCAGctctcaataataataataagccaGAAGCACAGCGGCCACCACCGCCACCGTCACGATCTTCCCTTGATGTTCTCAAGGCTTGGAATAGTGGAGGGTGGTTAGAATCCAATGAAGGAAATGGTGGCATTGTAAGCAATGTTGGGGTAAGTGGGGACCTTGAGTCTCCTACTTCTACACTATCTTTCTCTGAGAATGCACCACCAATTATGAACGGAATTGGAGgagaaaacaataataataatgatagtgCAATGCCTATGATTGAGTTTGTGGGGAATTCAGgaaattcttcttctcttgtgAAAGAAGAAGCTGAGCAAGAGTGGAAAAGTACTTATGATAGTTCCATCACTACTACTTTTAGTTCTGGTCTGCATGAATTCACAATGAACATGGAAGGCACGTGGGCCTCTGAGTCCCTCAGGACTAGTGGCTCACATGacattgttgaagaaggcttcACCAATCTTTTGCTTAAAACAAACTCTGACGATCCAAGTTTGTCATCAGAGGATGGTGGAGAGTCCAAGAacggtgatggtggtggtggcacTAACAGTGATTTTTAcgaagataataataattattggaATAGCATTCTCAATTTAGTGAATTCTTCTCCTTCTCATTCCCCTATGTTCTAA